ATATTAAATAAGACTTGGTTCGATCATTTCGTGCCAGACTACTTGTCAAAAAGAACGAAAGAAATTTTCTACGAGATTCTCAATGGTGAAAATGAATTTTACAGGTATTCCGAAGGTAAAGTCGTCACTCGCAGCGGCGAGATTCGTATTGTCGGATGGCATAATACGGTAATTCGTGATGAAAATGGAGAAATAGCCGGGATTCTCAGCTCTGGGGAAGATATTACCGAAAAACAAAAAGCGCTTGTTGCCCTGAGAGAGAGCGAAAACAAATTTAAATCGATTGCCAATGCTGCTCAGGACGCAATTTTAATGATGGACCTTGAGGGAAAAATAAGTTTTTGGAACGAAGCGGCGACCAGAATTTTTGGTTATCAGCCTGAAGAAGCCCTCGGGAAGGAATTGCATAAATTAGTAGTTCCACCCCAATATTATGAAAACTATCGCCAAGGATTTAAAAAATATCGCAAAACCAGGGAGGGTGATGCATTTGGTAAACTGCTCGAGTTGACAGCGTTCAAAAAAGACGGGACAGAATTCCCTGTTGAATTGACTCTTTCAAATGCGGAAATTGACAACGAGAGACATACCGTTGGGATCATTCGTGATATTTCTGATCGAAAAGTAGCCGAAGACGCGCTGCGTGAAAGCGAAAAACGATACAGAACGATTTTCAATAACACCGGGACAGCGATGCTTCTGGTTGATGAGGATAAAACCATTCTCTTTGCAAACAACGAATTTGCGAAATTCGCCGGCCTGCCCCTGGCAGAAATAATCGAACACAAGAAGTTCACAGATTTTATTCTTCCGGAAGACCGACCGCGCATGGAAGAATATCATCGCCAGCGAAGGCAAAAAAGCGGATCAGCGCCGCGAAATTACGGGTTTTCATTCGTTTCGGCGACCGGAGAGATCAGGGATATGTATTTGACAGTAGAATTATTGCCCGGGACAAAGACCGCCGTCGCCTCTTTGATTGATATTACCGAGCGTAAGCGCGCGGAAAAACTACTGCAGAAAAATGAAGCGTTAATGCGTTCAACACTGGAATCGACGGCTGACGGAATTTTGGTTGTCGATAAATATGGTGAAGTAAAAAATTATAACAAACGTTTTGTCAAATTATGGCGAATTCCTCAAGAACAATTGGACAGCAATGATGACAAAGTGTTGCTTGAATATGTTATGAGTCAGGTAAAAAATAGCGATGAATTTTTGAAGAAAGTGCAAAAGCTTTATCAGTCAAAAGAAACTTCGCTGGATTTAATTGAATTCAAAGACGGGCGGGTTCTTGAGCGATATTCCTGTCCCTTAATCCAGGGCGATGAAGTTGAAGGGCGCGTGTGGAGTTTCCGCGACATCACTGAGACGAAGCGCGCCGAGCAAGTGATCAGAGAATCCGAAGCAAAGTACAGAGCGTTGTACGACAATGCCGTGGATCCGATCATAATATTTGACAAAAAGACGCACCAAATACTTGATTGCAACGAGACGGCGGTTCAAGTTTATGGTTATTCAAAAGAAGAGTTCTTGAGAATGACGCCACATCAACTGCACCCGCTGGAGGAATATGATATTGTTGAAAAAAATATTCAAACGAATACTACGGAGTCTTACTATCACCATGTGACAAAAGACGGCAGGATCATGCAAGTTGAGATTCATACCGGACCTGTAATTTACGGCGATCGAGAAGCCTGGTTGAGTCTGGTGCGCGATATTTCTGATAGAAAGAAAGCCGAAGATGCCCAACGCGAAAGCGAACAACGTTATCGGGCGGTTGTGGAAACGTCGTTGAATGGAATCTGTATGGCGGATGCGGATGAAAATCTTGTCTTTGTTAATGACGCATTTGCAGAGATGCTGGGATATGAGCCGGATGAACTCATTGGCATGAATTTTTCGGAATTCACCGATCCGGAAGAATTTGAACGTATGCGCGAGCAAACAGAACATCGCAAGCAGGGAAAATCCAGTATTTATGAGACTGTGCTGATTGATCGAGACGGAAACCCGGAATATGTACTTGTTTCGGCTTCGCCGCTGTACGACAAAGAAGGCACATTCAATGGTACTATGGGAGTGTTTACCGATATTACCGATAGAAAAATGGCTCTGGAAGCGCTGCGCGAAAGCGAAGAGCGTTACCGCGCGGTTGTCGAAACAACTTCTTCGGGTATCGGCATCGCCGATAAAAATGAAACGCTCACTTTTGTGAATCCGGGATTAGCTCAGATACTCGGCTACGAGCCTGATGAAGTCGTGGGTAAAAGTCTGGCGGATATCACTTTCCCTGCTGAGTATAAGAAGTTCACAAAAGAAACTCGACAACGTAAAAAGGGCGAGCATTCATCCTATGAAACAGTACTGAAACGTAGCGATGGTTCACCGGTCAATGTTTGGGTGAACGCATCGCCCCTTTTTGACGCTGACGGCAATTTTGAAAGCACGCTGGCGATCGTTACGGACATCACCGAGCGCAAAAAGATGGAAGAGGCAATCGCCTACGAGCGAAATTTATTGCATCTTTTGATGGACAATGTGCCTGATGCAATTTATTTCAAAGACGCCGAGGGAAAATTTCTGCGCGTCAATCAGGCTCAGGCGCGCAATTTGGGGATTGACGACCCTGCCGAAGCGATCGGCAAACATGACCGGGATTTTTTCTCGGAAGAGCATGTGGCAAAAGCGGCTGAAGATGAGCGAAAAATCCTGAGAACAGGAAAGCTGCTAATCAACCGCATTGAACAGGTGAAGCGCCCTGACGGCTGGAAAATGTGGGTTTCTGCGACAAAAGTGCCGCTCCACGACGCTGAAGGAAAAATAACGGGTATCATTGGTATCTCCCGCGATGTGTCAGAAATAATTAAAATTCAAGAGGAACTGAAAATCAAAAATATGGAATTGGATAAAGCGCTGGTGAAAGCCGAAGCTGCCACGCAAGCCAAATCTGCGTTCCTCGCGAATATGAGCCATGAAATCAGAACGCCGTTGAACGCGGTCATTGGCATGACTGGCCTGTTATTAGACACGCCTCTCACCGACGAACAATTGGAATTTGTAGAAACGATTCGCAGCGGCGGCGAGGCGCTATTAGGCGTGATTAATGATATTTTAGATTTTTCGAAAATAGAAGCCGGAAAAATTGATCTGGAATATATTCCGTTTGATTTACGAGAATGCGTTGAAGATTGCCTTGATCTGCAGGCAAGCAAAGCGCTGAACAAGGGAATTGATTTGGCATATTTCATCGAACCGGAAACGCCAACGCACATCGTAGGCGACATTACTCGATTACGGCAGATATTGACAAATTTATTGGGGAATGCAGTAAAATTCACCGAGAAAGGCGGCGTCGTGGTTTCCGTGTCCGCTGAAAAATTGCCCGGCGAAAAAAATCGCTGCAAATTTTTATTTAAAGTGAAAGATTCAGGCATCGGAATCCCCAAAGATCGCATGGACAGGCTTTTTAGGTCATTTTCTCAGATCGATACATCGACAACGCGGAAATACGGCGGAACAGGTCTGGGGCTCGTGATCAGCAAGAGATTGACGGAGATGATGGGCGGAAAAATGTGGGTCGAGAGCGAAGTCGGCGTTGGTACGACGTTTTCCTTTGTCATCAAGGCTGAAATAAAACATGAAAAATTGAGAAGAGAAAAACGTGAAGTCGTTCTGGACGTGCTGCATAACAAAACCATTCTTATCGTGGATGACAACGATACCAATCGTAAAATCTTGCATTTGCAGACAAAATCATGGGGTATGAAACCGACATCGGCGGAAACGCCAATAAAAGCGCTCGAATGGATTAAGCAAGGGGAAAAGTTTGACTGCGCCATCGTCGATATGCAAATGCCTGAGATGGATGGGCTCCGCCTGTCGCGGGAAATTAGAAAATATCTGGATGCGAAGCAATTGCCAATTATCATGTTGACGTCGCTCGGCAAAAAACCAGACAAAGAACTCCTTGATCAAATTAATTTTGTCAGCTTCATGACAAAACCAATTAAGCAGTCACAGTTGTTCAATATTTTGCAGGAAATATTTATCGGGAAACCCGTTTCTGTCAAAAAGAAAAAAGATAGCAGCCGCACATTTGACAGAAAGATGGCGCAAAAATTTCCGCTGCGGATTTTATTGACTGAAGATAATCTGGTGAATCAGAAAGTCGCGCTGCGGATTTTAGATCGCATGGGTTACCGGGCAGATGTGGCGGGAAACGGAAAAGAAGCTATCGAATCATTGGAAAGACAGCAATATGACGTGATATTGATGGATGTGCAGATGCCGGAAATGGATGGTTTAGAGGCATCGCGCATCATTAATGAGCGTTGGACTGATTCCCGTCCAAAAATTATCGCCATGACAGCCGGCGCCTTGAAAAGCGACCGCGATAAATGTTTTGAAGCTGGCATGGATGACTATGTCACCAAGCCGATTAATGTCAATGAACTGGAAGGGGCGTTAAAAAGAGTCAGGGTTCCTGAAAAAACAAAACTACGCGCCACACGAAAAAAAGCGCGAAAAGGAGAAAGTACGGAAGAACAAAGAGAAGTGATTGTGCAATCAGCGCTTGATGAATTGAAAAGTTTTGACGAGGATGGCGCTTTCCTGAAGGAAATGATTCAAATTTATCTGGAAGAAACGCCGAAGCTGTTGGCTCAATTGACGGAATCCATGAAACTGAAAAAAAAGGAAGAATTCACTCGCGCGGCGCACACTTTAAAATCTTCGAGCGCAAATCTGGGCGCGATGGCGCTTTCGGAAATGAATAAGAAGTTGGAAAAGAAAGGCAGAGAAGGCGACATCGACGGCGTGAGCGAAGAAGTGGAAGAAGTCAAAGCGGAATTTGCT
The sequence above is a segment of the Calditrichota bacterium genome. Coding sequences within it:
- a CDS encoding PAS domain S-box protein, translating into MENLFKALFEKSKDAIFVADEEGKILKTNPQAKAQFGSNGKLIGGKFLSLFASSDFEELEDNFKQIKENGELVFDSAMRKADGNVIPVEVSSQLIDVKKRIYQYVVRDISLRKEKEKALLENQRTLKRILENVQTGILIVDASSSRIVDVNRNAIQLIGAPKDRIIGEVCHHFVNINNVAMKKFGMQIDRQETELITANGESIPILLTITQIQLNGRKHFVESLVDIRLLKEQATQIKQQSEELNQIFNTAADAMRVIDLNFRTLRINQTFEKNMHVKAEKVIGKKCYDTMKHDGCHTQNCSLKKLLSGETERVDREVEIRRLDGSSFWAILTAVPFKDHEGKIRGIVQNYKDITERKQAEEQLRINEKKLRDIFDNIQDVYYRTDADGIILEISPSITRYTGEVDGEIIGKRVTDFYLDRRERVRFLKALKAEGRVADFVVQLKNEEGKIVHVSVNARLLKEKNGQVIGIEGFLRDITQRVEVLKRIEQEKNRTQQYLDVAAVIMLVLDKQGSVKMINKRGCEVLGYSEKEILNKTWFDHFVPDYLSKRTKEIFYEILNGENEFYRYSEGKVVTRSGEIRIVGWHNTVIRDENGEIAGILSSGEDITEKQKALVALRESENKFKSIANAAQDAILMMDLEGKISFWNEAATRIFGYQPEEALGKELHKLVVPPQYYENYRQGFKKYRKTREGDAFGKLLELTAFKKDGTEFPVELTLSNAEIDNERHTVGIIRDISDRKVAEDALRESEKRYRTIFNNTGTAMLLVDEDKTILFANNEFAKFAGLPLAEIIEHKKFTDFILPEDRPRMEEYHRQRRQKSGSAPRNYGFSFVSATGEIRDMYLTVELLPGTKTAVASLIDITERKRAEKLLQKNEALMRSTLESTADGILVVDKYGEVKNYNKRFVKLWRIPQEQLDSNDDKVLLEYVMSQVKNSDEFLKKVQKLYQSKETSLDLIEFKDGRVLERYSCPLIQGDEVEGRVWSFRDITETKRAEQVIRESEAKYRALYDNAVDPIIIFDKKTHQILDCNETAVQVYGYSKEEFLRMTPHQLHPLEEYDIVEKNIQTNTTESYYHHVTKDGRIMQVEIHTGPVIYGDREAWLSLVRDISDRKKAEDAQRESEQRYRAVVETSLNGICMADADENLVFVNDAFAEMLGYEPDELIGMNFSEFTDPEEFERMREQTEHRKQGKSSIYETVLIDRDGNPEYVLVSASPLYDKEGTFNGTMGVFTDITDRKMALEALRESEERYRAVVETTSSGIGIADKNETLTFVNPGLAQILGYEPDEVVGKSLADITFPAEYKKFTKETRQRKKGEHSSYETVLKRSDGSPVNVWVNASPLFDADGNFESTLAIVTDITERKKMEEAIAYERNLLHLLMDNVPDAIYFKDAEGKFLRVNQAQARNLGIDDPAEAIGKHDRDFFSEEHVAKAAEDERKILRTGKLLINRIEQVKRPDGWKMWVSATKVPLHDAEGKITGIIGISRDVSEIIKIQEELKIKNMELDKALVKAEAATQAKSAFLANMSHEIRTPLNAVIGMTGLLLDTPLTDEQLEFVETIRSGGEALLGVINDILDFSKIEAGKIDLEYIPFDLRECVEDCLDLQASKALNKGIDLAYFIEPETPTHIVGDITRLRQILTNLLGNAVKFTEKGGVVVSVSAEKLPGEKNRCKFLFKVKDSGIGIPKDRMDRLFRSFSQIDTSTTRKYGGTGLGLVISKRLTEMMGGKMWVESEVGVGTTFSFVIKAEIKHEKLRREKREVVLDVLHNKTILIVDDNDTNRKILHLQTKSWGMKPTSAETPIKALEWIKQGEKFDCAIVDMQMPEMDGLRLSREIRKYLDAKQLPIIMLTSLGKKPDKELLDQINFVSFMTKPIKQSQLFNILQEIFIGKPVSVKKKKDSSRTFDRKMAQKFPLRILLTEDNLVNQKVALRILDRMGYRADVAGNGKEAIESLERQQYDVILMDVQMPEMDGLEASRIINERWTDSRPKIIAMTAGALKSDRDKCFEAGMDDYVTKPINVNELEGALKRVRVPEKTKLRATRKKARKGESTEEQREVIVQSALDELKSFDEDGAFLKEMIQIYLEETPKLLAQLTESMKLKKKEEFTRAAHTLKSSSANLGAMALSEMNKKLEKKGREGDIDGVSEEVEEVKAEFARVKAALEKFL